One Microcaecilia unicolor chromosome 8, aMicUni1.1, whole genome shotgun sequence DNA window includes the following coding sequences:
- the RPL3L gene encoding 60S ribosomal protein L3-like encodes MSHRKFSAPRHGHLGFLPHKRSRHHRGKVRSWPKDDPSKPVHLTAFLGYKAGMTHTLREVHRTGAKISKREAVEAVTIIETPPLVVVGIVGYVETLRGLRALKTIYAEHISDECKRRFYRNWHKSKKKAFTKYCKKWQNQEGKKQLEKDFQAMKKYCKVIRVIVHTQMKLLPLRQKKAHVMEIQLNGGTVAEKIDWAHEKLEKQVPVHTVFGQDEMIDVIGVTKGKGMKGVTSRWHTKKLPRKTHKGLRKVACIGAWHPARVAYSIARAGQKGYHHRTEINKKIYRIGHGIHTEDGKIVKNNASTSYDLTNKSITPLGGFPHYGSVNNDFIMLKGCVVGTKKRVLTLRKSLLVHTSRKSLESIELKFIDTTSKFGHGRFQTDQEKRAFMGPQKKHLVKEKKEIQEDTPAI; translated from the exons TGGGCTTCCTCCCCCACAAGAGAAGCCGGCACCACAGAGGGAAGGTGAGGAGCTGGCCCAAGGATGATCCCAGCAAGCCCGTGCACCTGACGGCATTTTTGGGCTACAAGGCTGGCATGACACATACCCTGCGTGAAGTTCACAGGACTGGAGCGA AGATTTCCAAAAGGGAAGCAGTAGAGGCAGTTACCATTATTGAAACCCCCCCTCTGGTAGTGGTTGGGATTGTGGGATACGTGGAGACTCTTCGAGGGCTTCGAGCTTTGAAGACCATCTATGCAGAGCACATCAGTGATGAGTGCAAACGTCGCTTTTACAGGAACTG GCATAAGAGCAAGAAGAAGGCCTTCACCAAATATTGCAAAAAGTGGCAGAACCAGGAGGGGAAGAAACAGCTGGAAAAAGACTTTCAAGCAATGAAGAAATACTGCAAAGTTATTCGTGTCATTGTTCACACTCAG ATGAAACTGCTGCCTCTCCGTCAGAAAAAAGCCCATGTTATGGAGATTCAGCTGAATGGGGGGACAGTGGCTGAAAAGATCGACTGGGCCCACGAGAAGCTGGAGAAGCAGGTCCCAGTCCACACGGTCTTCGGCCAGGATGAAATGATCGATGTGATTGGAGTTACCAAGGGAAAGGGAATGAAAG GAGTTACTTCCCGCTGGCACACCAAGAAGCTTCCTAGAAAGACGCACAAGGGGCTGCGTAAAGTTGCCTGTATTGGAGCCTGGCATCCAGCCCGGGTTGCCTACTCCATTGCCCGTGCTGGCCAGAAGGGCTACCACCATCGCACTGAGATCAACAAGAAG ATTTACCGCATTGGCCATGGAATCCACACAGAAGATGGGAAGATAGTGAAGAACAATGCGTCTACCAGCTACGACCTGACCAATAAGTCCATTACTCCTCTG GGCGGATTCCCTCATTACGGCAGTGTCAACAATGATTTCATCATGCTGAAGGGCTGTGTCGTGGGAACTAAAAAACGTGTCCTCACTCTGAGAAAG TCCCTTCTGGTACACACCAGTCGCAAATCCTTGGAGTCTATTGAACTCAAGTTCATTGACACCACCTCCAAGTTTGGCCACGGACGCTTCCAGACTGACCAGGAGAAGAGAGCTTTCATG